The genomic window CTGCATGTACGGGTCCTGCGCAAGCTGGTCATCGATGATGGCAATGCGTTTGAACGGCTTGTGCTTGCACCAGACAGCGATCACCTGTCCGTGAATGAGACGATCATCAATGCGAACCAGACCCCACTCCTCAGCGAT from Anaerolineae bacterium includes these protein-coding regions:
- a CDS encoding PTS sugar transporter subunit IIB, which produces MVRIDDRLIHGQVIAVWCKHKPFKRIAIIDDQLAQDPYMQEVMRLAAPPGLVVEVYSVDAAIQKLSQETQNRST